The genomic DNA TTCTGACCGGCGACCTCGAAGCGATGGTCGAGCAGTTCTGCAAGTTCTCCGCGGAGGTAACGCACGTCGACTCGCTACCGATGCTGCTCCGTCGGGCAGTCAGGACGGCGCTGACGCCGCCGACCGGCCCCGTCTTTCTCGCGTTGCCCGCCGACGTGATGATGGCCGAGACCGACGCCGACCCGGAGCCGCTGGGGCCGATTCCGGACGCCGGTGGCGGCGACCCGAATCAGATTGCTACTGCGGCCGACTACTTTGTCGAGGCCGACCAGCCCGTGTTGGTCCTCGGCGACCACGTCGCCCGCGCCGGCCGCGATGCCGTCGAAGCGGCCGTCGAACTCGCGGAGGCGACGGGCGCGCGCGTCCACGGCGAAATCCTCGCTAGCGAAATCAACTTCCCGACCGACCACGACCAGTGGGTGTCGTTTATCGGTCCCGACGAGTCCATCGCCTCGATGCTGATGGACACCGATACGCTCGGCTTGGTCGGCTGCTCGACGAACACGACGCTGTTGCGTCATGAGTCGCCCCTTATCGACGCCGATACGACGACCGTACAGGTCTCCAGCGACCCCGACGAGGTCGGCAAAAACCATCCCGCCGATGCCGCCGTCATCGGCGACCCTGGCCGTATTATGCGCGCCATCGCCGAACGGGTCGACAAGCGTCTTGACGACGACGAGCAGGCCGCCCGCATCGACCACGTCGAAACGATGAAGGCGAGTCTCGAACCGACGATGCAGAGCCTCGGTGAGGACGAAACGCCCCCCGGCGACACGCGGTCGTCGAAGGCGGAACTCGTCGATACGATGGCCGCCGTCGAGGAGGACGTCTTCATCGTCGACGAGGGCGTCACCTCCAAGTTCGCATTGCTGACACGGTTCCCGCTGGACGTACAGGGGTATCTCTCGAACAAGGGCGGCGGCCTCGGCTACGGGCTGCCGGCCGCCGTCGGGGCGGCGCTGGCGGAATCGCTTCGAGATGACCCCCAAGAAGTCGTCGGCTACATCGGCGACGGCTCCTATCTCTACTACCCGAACAGCATCTATTCGGCGACCCGATACGACCTCGACCTGACCGTTGTGGTTCCAGACAACCGCAACTACCGCATTCTCAAGGACAACACGGTCGCGATGATGGGCGGCGACGAATCCGACTACGACTTCGTGGGGATGGATTTCGACCCGCACGTTGACATTCCGAAAAACGCTGAAAGCCACGGAGCACGCGGCCATCTCGCTGAAACGCCCGAGGAATTCGAGGACATCTACGCCGAGGCGCTGGACAGTTCGGGGACTGACGTTATCGACGTTCTCGTCCACGACTGACCGCACGGTGACCTGCGGTACGCTTAGGTTTCTGCCGGCCGCAGGCCCACGATATGCTCACCACTGATTCGCTTGACCGCGTCGGCGTCGTCGGTGCAGGAACGATGGGCAGCGGTATCGCACAGGTCGCGGCGGCGGCGGGCTACGATGTCGTGATGCGCGATATCGAACAGGAGTACGTCGACAGCGGCTTCGAGACGATAGCAGACAGCCTCGACCGGAAGGTAAAGAGCGGCGACTACACGGAGAAAGAAGCCGAGGCGATACGCGACCGTATCGAAGGAACCACCGCGCTTGGCGATCTGGCTGATTGTGGCCTCGTCATTGAGGCGGCCGTCGAAGACATCGATGTCAAAAAAGATGTTTTCGCCGACCTCGACGGGCTCGTTGACGACGCTGTCCTCGCGACCAACACGAGCACGCTGTCGATTACCACCATCGCCAGCGCGACGACCAGCCCCGAGCGGGTCGTCGGTCTCCACTTCATGAATCCGGTGCCGGTGATGAAGGGCGTCGAAATCGTCGTTGGCGAGAAGACGAGGCCCGGCATCGTCGACTTCGCCCACGAGTTTGCCGCAGAACTCGGCAAGGAGACGTGGGAGTCAGACGATAAGCCGGGCTTTGTCACCAACCGAATTTTGATGCCGTGGCTCAACGAGGGGATTCGAGCCTTTGACGAAGGCGTCGCCTCCAAGGAAGACATCGATGCGGGCATGAAACTCGGCACGAACGTTCCGATGGGACCGCTTGAGCTCGCAGACCACATCGGCCTCGATGTCTGTCTGCACGCCTCCGAGACGCTCTATGAGGAACTTGGCGACCGGTACAAGCCGGCCTACCTGCTCAAGCGGAAAGTCGAAGCCGGTGACCTCGGCAAAAAGACCGGGGAAGGGTTCTACGACTACGATTGAACCGGCAATTTGTCAGCGGCCGAGCGATTCCCGCCGCTCGCTGAGCGGTTCGGGTGCGGCCTGATAGAAGAAATTCGGCTTCTCGATGCGGTCATCGTAGTCGTTGGAGAAGACGTGTGTCGTCGCCGAACTCATCGGCGGCAGCAGCCACGAACGGTCGCCCGTTACCTCTCGGTCGGCCTCGGCCTCGTTCTGTTCGAACTGCTCGAACTGGTCGGTCACGGTGTGGTGGTCGACGATTGTGACGCCCGCTTCCTCGTAGGAATGGAGCACAGCACGGTTCAGCTCGACGAGCGCCTCGTCTTTCCACAGCGAGCGGTTGTCGTCAGTATCGAGGCCGAGCCGCTCGGCGACGGTGGGCAACATGTCGTAGCGGTCCTCGTCGGCGAGGTTCCGTGCGCCGATTTCCGTCGACACGTACCAACCGCTGAACGGCGCGGCGGTGTAGTGGATGCCGCCGAGTTCGAGTCGCATGTTCGACACGACCGGGACGTCGTACCACCGTAGCCCGAGGTCCTCGAACCACTCGTAGTCGGGGTGTCGAAGCGGCACCTCGCCGACAGCCGAGTCCGGGACCTCGAAGATGGCCGGCTCGTCGTCGCCCATCTGGATGACGTGCGGGAGGATGTCGAAGTCCGTGCCATCGCCCTCCCAGCCTCTCGACTGGCAGTAGTCTGTCAGCTCGATTTCGTCGGGGTCACCGACGATGCCATCGTCAGTCCGGTAGCCCGCATACCGCAGCAGTTCGTAGTTCCAGATGCGGACCTGTCGGTCACCATCGACCATCGGCTTGAAGACCGTAATCAGCGGCTTGATATCGCCGCCATTGCGGGCCTTCTCGAGGTGGCGACAGCATGCTTCGTGGACCGCTTCGGCGGTTTCACAGTCACGCTCGTCGGCGACGTTGAGCTGCTGCCAAAAGAGCCGACCGATACAACGATTGCTGTTCCGCCAGGCCATCTTCGCGCCGTGTTCGAGCTCCTCGGGCGTATGCTCGTAGTGGTTTCGGCGCTCGATTTCAGCCTCGATTTCGGCGAGCCGGTCGTCGATTTCCGACTCCCGCCCGAGTTCGGTGTAACACTGCTCGATGAACGATTTCGCTTCCGCGAAGCGTTCTTCGCGGCTGTACTCCTGCGGCGGCTCGTGCATACACGAGATAGTTACGCCGACGGTATAGATTCCGCGGAGTTCCCCCGCAATCGCCGGCTTCTGCGGCGCTTTGGTCTGGGACACTTCGTAACCATTAAACAATATTCAACTCAACAAAGAATCAATAATGGAAACAGCACAGCTTGAGTCGGGGGTCGTCGGTGTCGTCGAAACCGCTTTCACTGATGGGACAGACAGTCTCGTCGTCGTTGACCCATCGGAGGAGACGCTTGCCGCGCTCGTGTCGGCATCGTTCGACCGAACACTACCGACGCTGCTCGTACTGGCCGAAGAACGCACGCTCAAGGACGCAATGGGGGATTTTGTCGTCGCTTCGAAGGCCGCTGCACTCGTCGAGGAGGGGGACCTATCGCTACGTGTGCTTTCGGAGCCGGCCGACAACTCCGTGTTCGCCGCCGAGGACCAAATTGTCGCGCCGGTCCCGACGGGTGACGGAGTCGCAGCGCTCAGCACCGACGATGGGGTCGTCGTCGACGACGTCTATGAGAGCTACCACGACCGGTTTGAGACGGCGCTCGATTACGACCTTCGGACACCGTCGATAACTCGTGTCCGGGAAACGCTGGAGGAGGCACTCGACGAACAGACCAGAGCGGACTTCGACGCGGTGCTTGAGGCCGTTCCCGAGGTTCGGAGCCGAGGCGACAGCCTCGATGAGGTTTCGATTCTCCTCTTGCTCACCGCCAAGAACGGCAATCTGCTGTACGATATCTCCAAGTGGGGCGAGGATGTCGGCGTCGCCTCGAAGGCGACCTTCTCGCGGACGAAGACCGACCTCGAGGACGCCGGTCTGCTCGATACGGAGAAGGTCCCGATCGATGTCGGCCGTCCACGGCTGCGGCTCAAACTCGGCGACAACCGGCTTCAAGGCCGGGACGCCGTCGACCTCGTCGAGACCGCGGCTGACATCCTCAACTAGTCCTCTCTTGCGTTCGACGGGAGCCTGAGCACGACCCGGGTGCCGCCGAGGTCGCTCGTTCCGAAGTCGAGTTCGCCGCCGTATGCCTCGATGACCCATCTAGCGACCCACAGGCCGATCCCGGTCGTGTGTTCCAACTGCGTAATCTCGCGCTCGCCGGTGATTATTTTCCGTGCCGTTTCGGGGATACCGGGGCCGTCGTCGTCGATCCACAGCTCCGTAACCGCCGTATCGTCGGTCTCTCCGACGGTCACCCGAACGCTCGGCTCGTCGCCGTTGTGTACGATGGCGTTCTCGATGACGTGTTCGAGAACGGTCTCGAACCGGGAGTCGACCACGGCTGTCTCCGCTGGTGGAACCGACCGGTCGATGGTCGCCGACGGATACCGCGCCTTGAGTTGTTCGCTGACGCGTTCGACGAACGGGGCGAGTGCAGCTTCCTCCAGCCCCGGGCCCACGTTCCGGCCGACGACGTTTCGGAGCTCGTTTGCGTCCGCCGCAAGCGACACGAGCTCGTCGGCCGTCTCGAAGATGCGCTCCGCGTAGTCGACGTGTTCCGGGTCGTCGAGCTCGGCGGCCAACAGCTCCGCAAAGCCGCGAACGACGTTGAGGTCGTTTCTGAGGTTGTGTCTGAGGATGCGGTTCGTGACACGGAGATACCGCTCGCGCTCGTTTTGTTCGGTGATGTCGGTGTAGATACCGAACACGTGGTCGGTCTCGCCGGTCTGGTAGACGAAGCCACGGAAGAGGAACTGCCGGGGGCCGGAGACGGTTCGGCGTCGTATCTCTCGGGTCGCAACACCGTCGCTTTTGAGCATCTCCCGAAGCTCGTCGGCGGTTTCGGCGCGGCTTTCCGGGACGATAACGTCGCCGGCCTTCTGTCCCACTACCGAGGACGATTCGTATCCAAAGACGGACTCGAACGCCGAGTTGACGCCTTCAATGCGGACCTCTTCATCGTCGATGGTAGCCTCGACGACAGGGTCGGGTATCCGCTCGAAGAGTTCTGCAAACCGGTCTCGCTCGGTCGATAGCTCTGCCTTCGTCGCGGCTAGCTCCCGAATGTCGTCGACTGAGGCGACGACTCCGCCGTTCTCAAGCGGTGCGACCGTCACTTCCGCAAGCCGAGGGTCGCCCCCTGCGGTGTGTGCGGTCGCCTCGATTGTTCGTTGTCCGTCTGTCGCCGCCTCTCCGGTTGGCTTGGCGTCAGGGAACACCGACGTAACCGACTCACCGACCAAGTCCTCACGGTCATAGCCGAGCCACTCGGCCAGCGGCGCCGTGAGGTACGTAATCCTCCCGTCGGCGTCGGCGAGGTATATCATGTCCTCGGTACTTTCCAACACCGTCTCGTATGTTTTCAGCGTCGACAGCCGCGCTGCCCGGTCGAGAGCGGCCGCTGCGGTTGTCGCCAACAGCTCTACGACGGATTCATCCGAGCCGTCGAACGCCCCGGGCGTCTCGGAGCCAACGCTGAGAACGCCGTGGTCGCCCATCGGAACTGCGATGGCAGACCGGACCGACCCATAATCGTAGGCGTCGATGCGCTCGATGTCGTCGTAGGTCTTCGGCTCCCCGCTCTCAAACACCGACCCGATGAGCCCTTCACCGACCTCGTACGTCGGCGGTTCGCCGACCAGCTCGAAGACGGCCGTTGACGCTGCCGCCGATTGGAGTGTCCCTGTCCCATCATCATAGAGGTGGACGCCGCTGATGTCGATATCGAGGATGTCTTCGGTGGCGTCGACGACCGTTTCGGCGATAGCTTCCTGTGACTCGGTGCGAAAGAGCGCTCGGCTCGTCTCCAAGAGCCCTCGAAGAACCTGTTCGCGGCGCTTCTGTTTCGTGATATCCCGGAAGAACACGGAGAGGCCGTCCTCGGAGGGGTATGCGTTGACCTCCGTCCACAGGTCCAGCGGCTCGTAGTAATCCTCGAAAGTGACCGGTTCCTGTGTCTCCATCGCCCGACGGTATTCGTGCTCGTATTGTTGGCCGAGCGCCTCGGAAAACTCCTCCCAGACGTTCTTGCCGACAAGCTCGTCGGCCTCGCGGTCGAGCAGCGTCTCCGCCTGTCCATTGAGATACGTGAAGCTCCAGTTCTCGTCGAGCGCAAAGACGGCGTCGCTGATACGGTCGAAGGTCCGCTCTAACCGCGTTGTCGTCTCCTGTAGCTCGTTCCAGTAGGTCCGACGCTCGAACTCCTGGCTCACCCACTCGACGGCCACTTCGACAAACGTCTGTTCGGCGTCAGAAAATTCCGTGCTACGTGGCTCCCCGTCGGCGAAACAGAGCGTTCCCTCGATATCGCCATCGACAACGACCGGCCCGCCGAGGTACGTTCCGAAATCAATGTCGTCTCGGATGAGTGTGTCTTCCCACGGTGTCCCCTCGACACCGACGGCGAAGCCTGAGACGTCCCCGCTGTCGACGACCCGGCGACAGTAGGTCGTCTCCAACGGCACCGACTCCGAGAGCAGATGGTCGGTTCCGGCGGCTTCGAGCAGCGCCTCCAGTCCACGGCTCTGTGTGAACGAAAACCGGTCCCCGTCGATTTCGGAGAGGTAGCCAATACCGAGCCCCAGCCGTTCACAGCCGAGTTCAAGCACATCGCCGACCTTCTCCTCGAAACTCCGAGACCGGTCGGCAATGATTCCCGCGAGTCGTTCGAGTGCCACCGCCTGCTCGCGGAGTTCGATGTTGGCTGGCCGCGCGTCGCCTTCGGATACCGCCCTGACACGGTCAGCGACCGTCTCGCCGTCCGTTTCGAGCCGCTCTTGGGAGACATACTCGTCTGCGCCCGCGCGGCCGACATCGATAGCGAGGTCGCCGTCAGTTGCCTCGCTGACAACGAGTATCGGCACCGTCGCGTCCGCGTTTCGGACTCGCTCGACGGCCTCGGCGGCCCACTCTGTCGGACCGCTGCCGACCGAACAGACGACACACCGCACGGCTTCGCCCCCAGTAAGGACCGAGACGGCCTCGCTCGGCGTCTCAGCGACCCGCGTGCCTGCCGGGAGTGGCACATCGGTGGTTCCCACGCATAGCACCGGAGAATCCATCGGTATACATTTTCGCTGGGACCCCCGATAAAGTTGCTGGCGAGTCTTAGGATTCTATCGTCGGGAGTTCAACGACGAAGACCGACCCCCGAGGGTCGTTGTCTTCGACCCGAATACTCCCGTCATAGCGGTTGACGAGCGTCTCGACGAGGTACAGCCCCAACCCGGTCCCGTCGCTGTCGAGGCCGCGCTCGTTGCGCTCGAAGATGGCCTCTTTCCGGTTGTCCGGAATGCCCGGTCCGTCGTCGGCAACCCGAACAACCGCCTGTTCGCCAGCGACGGTTACTGACACCGTTACTGTCGGTGGCTCGGTGTCGTTGTGCTCGATGGCATTCGTCAGGAGATTTCGGACGACCGACGCCAGCATGTCGTCAGCCAGAACGGTCACCGACGGTACCGGACCGTCAGTAGTTACGACGGCACGCTCGTAGTTCGACCGGACCTCCGCAAGCTGGTCTTCGATAACTCGGCCGAGATCAACTGGAGCGCGGTCAGCATCGCTCCGTAGCACGACCGCCGCGACATCACGGGCTGTTCGGGTTAGTTCGACAGCGCTGGTGGCGTTTTCGACGACTGTCTCGAGGTGTTCCTGCCCCGCCTCGTCGACGTGGTCTTCGAGGATTTCTGCATAGGCGGTCACAAGCTGGAGGTCGTTGCGGATGTCGTGCCGCACGACCTGATTCAGCAGTTCGAGGTTGTCACGCTGCGTTTCCAGCCGCTCCTCCGAAGCCAGCCGAGCCGTGATGTCGCGTGCGTATCCGAGCACCGCTTTCTCGCCTGTCCCGGCGACGGTGTAGGGAATCTTCGTCAACTGTACGGTCATGTCCGCGCCGTCATCCCGTGGAAGTTCGACGGCCGCCCGCTCCAGTCGGTCCCCCGACTCCAGCACTGACTCGTCGCTGTCGTGCAGCCGGTCGACAAGCGCCGGACGGCCAAGCGCTGCCGGCGTCTCCCCGACCATCGCCTGTGGCGTCGTTCCGAACAGCGTCGCCATCGCTTCGTTGACGAGGACGTACTCGCCGTCGCCGTCGATTGCGAACACCGGGTCCGGAACGAGGTCGATGACCTGCCGAAGTTGCGCTCTGGCCTGCTCTGTCGCTGCCTCCTCGCGCTTCCGCTGGCTGATGTCGCGGTGCAGCACCAGCGACGCCGGCTCCCCCTCGTAATCGATGCGTGTCGCCGAAAGCTCGACCGGAAGCCGCTCTCCGCCGGCTGTCTCAAGCTCGACTTCGTACTGGCTCGGTGCGGGCTCGCCAGCGACCCGCGCGTGGTGGTGGGCCTCGACGGTCTGTTTGTACTCCGGGGCGACGATGTCTGCCTTCGACGTGCCGAGAATCTCCGCCTCGTCGTAGCCCGTCATTTCGCAAAGCCGTTCGTTGACGAATACGACCGTCCCGTCCTGCACGACCCGAATGCCGTCGTTGCTCTCCTCGACGACCTGCCGATATAACCTCTCGTTCACGGGCGATGATGGGGCGGCCCCGGGTTAAAAGTTAATAATAATTCATTAAGGTTTCGTGTAACTTCGACGTCGGTTACCGTTTGGTGGCGGCGATGTCGCTGCGAATGTAGTCCGAAAAAGCGTATACGCACTTACGTAGCGCATTATTGGTTTCAGCAATTTTGAGGCGGAGTCCCCGTCGCATCTGCGACGCGTGGCTCTCGTCATACCGAGGTGTCTCCGAAGACAAATTCACGCCGTATTCTAAGCCGTTCCACTTCAGCGGCAAATCCTAAACACCTGTTCAAGAAGCTCTCAAAAAATCGTCCGAATCGTTCCCTGATCACTAACACCGTGCTTTCACATGAGCGAACATGACAACATCTAACGATGGCTATCGAATAGCTTATTCGACCCGCTTGAATATGGCATTCTGATGGATGTATCGGTAGTCGTCTGTGTCTATTCGATGGATCGCTTCGAGTCGTTCGTCGAGGCGGTCGAAAGCGTCCTCGCACAGACGTACGATCCGATCGAGGCGATACTGGTCGTCGACGGCAACCAGGCGGTGTACGAACGCGTCGCAGACCGGTTCGGCGATCGGGACGACGTGGTGGTCCACTGCAACGAGGAAAACAGGGGTGTGTCAGTGAGTCGGACCCATGGAGCAGAGTTGGCGAGCGGGGACGTTGTCGCGTTCATCGACGACGATGCGGTGGCCGAACCAGACTGGATCGAACACCTCGTTGAGGCCTATGAGAAGCACGACGCGGTCGCGGTCGGTGGACGCATGACCGGAGAGTGGCTCGCCGGCCGACCGTCGTTCCTGCCCGACGAGTTCGACTGGCTGGTCGGCGTCACCCATCGCGGATTCGCCGACGGGAGAACCGAGGTTCGAAACACGTTCGAGTCGAACATCTCGTTTCGGCGGGAGGTGTTTTTGGATCTCGGCGGGTTCGATCCCGAACTGGGGCCGACCGGGGAGGAGTACCGGCACTCCGAAGGTGCCGAGATCGGGGCTCGGCTCGAAGCAGAATACGATCGCGGCGTCATGTACATTCCGGAGGCCATCGTGCGCCACAAGGTGTTCGAACACCGGACGCGGCTGTCGTGGCTTTGTCGTCGGGCGTTCGAACAGGGCGTCTCGAAGCGGGCGATGAAACGCCGGACCGATGGCTCCTCGGCCGAAGAGTTCGGGTTCCTCCGATCGCTGTTCCTCGAGCATCTCCCCCGCCGGCTCCGAGAGCTGATCGACGAGCCGTCCGTGGCGGGAGTCGCCCAGATCGTGATGCTATTCGTCTTCACTGGTCTGGTTGGAGTCGGGTACCTCTTCGAGAGCGCTTGGGGGATCGTCAGTCGATAGGCGGCTACTAGGTGTGGCACAGAAATTTTACAGAGACACTACAGGGCTTAGAACCGTATTCTAAATGAAGTGCAACCCTGCAGATGTCGCTTTGCTCGGTTCAAAATGACTACTCCGTCGTTTCGATGACATCCACGACACGGAACCCGCGCTGTACGTGTGGCCGTTCGTCTCCTATCAATGGACAGTAGCAAACAGTGCGGTCGTTGTTGCTATTGAGTTGTTGTACCTCGTTCTTACCGTGTCGGTGCGCAAAAAACGTCGCGGTAACTGGATCCCGAGCCAACTGTGCGCGGACCGCATCCGGATCACCAGAACCGCCCTCGGCAGAGGTTTGTGGGATATGCATCAGGACGAAGACGCCAGCCTTGTCAGCGAACGCGTCGATCTGTGATCGAAGGAAATCCACGTCGGCTCCAGGACGCCCGCCTGGATCGCCGGGTTCAGCCGTGTCGCAAATAATAAACACATACTCGCCCAGTTCGACGGTGTAATCTTTGGGGATGTCATAGACTGCTTCCCACTCTTCGCCAGGGAGGAGATCATGGTTGCCCATAACGGGATACCACTCAATCGGATCCGGAAGCTCCGAAAAGAACTCTTCAATAACTGTGAAATGATCTTCTGGGTCGTTATGAATGATATCGCCGTTGTGGAACAACAGATCGATTTCGCGTTCGTCATGGACCGCTTCTATCTCGTCTTTGGCCCGCTCAATGGCCTCAACCCAGCCCTGTGGGCCGTAGTCTCCCTGGTAATTGTGTCCCCAGTGGCTATCTGATACGACGACAAACCGATATTTGACGTCCGCCATCGAAACAGACTGTCGATCGTAAATCGAGTTGAACGCGGTTCCGTTGATAATTGAGCCGTCGATTCCACGTTGCCGGGTCTCGATGAGATCTGGGTTTTCCTGTAATAGTGTCGGCTCTTGCTGTAGGTACCAGTTGAGGCCGTATATGCCGCCGAGACCAACCGTCGATACGGCACCGGCACGCAACAGACCACGCCGAGTGATGCGGTTTCGAACGTCAGTTGAACTAACCCTCCGACCAGCGGATGAGTTTTTGATACGGAGCGACAGACGCGACAATGGGCCCCGATCTGGGGTTTTTTCCGGACAGAACGTTCTGACCCGTTTTTTATCAATTCGACTCAGTTGCTCCCACTCGTGTTCTTCAACGAGATGGACAGCAAAGGACTCTTTCGAATCAAAATATTCTGAACAATATGGACATTCAATTGGCATATATAAAGCAGTTCGCCTTCGGACATAAAATTCACGTTAGCTTCCGAATCGAGGTCGACAGCTATTAGCCGGCGGCCCCACCAGTCGTGGACACGAACTGTCGATGCAAGGAACCGAGCCGATTTCGATGGTCCGTTATTTATGATACTGTTTTCAGCGCTCACGATCGCGATCGTCTCGGTCGCGAGCACGATCGCCTCGGTTCGGAACGCCTTCGCACCGATCCGGAAGGTCCTCGCGCTGCTCGCCACACCGATCGTCTTCCTAGTGTCGTATCTTGTCCCGCGGGACGACTCGCTGTGGCTGTTCATGGCCGGCCAGGGAGATCGGTTCGCGGACAACTCGAAGTATCTGTTTCTCTACTGTGACTGCCAGCCAGACGTCCGGAACGTCTGGATCGGCACCGACGAGCGGATCGTCGCGGAGTTGCGCGAGCACGGCTACGAGGCGTATACGAGACACAGTCTCGCCGGGCGGTGGCGGCTGCTACGGGCGGGCTACTGGTTCGAGACCCACGGCCCAATCGCGCCGGCGTACGCGGGTCGGGCGCGGCTAATACACCTGACCCACGGCAACTACCTCAAAGTGATGCTGGAGGACCACACCAGGGACTGGCCCTGGATCGTCCAGGTGCTCGTCGAGTTCTTCTTCGAGCGTCGCCGCCGGTACGTCGTCACGGGCAGCGGGCCGCCCCTGAAGAATATGCAGAGCATGCGCGGTGCGCCCGCAGATCGAGCCCTCATGACGGGGCTGCCCCGGAACGACGCGCTGTTCGACGCGTTCCAAGACGAGGAATTGGGGCTGGAGGAGTCCGCACTAGCGGCGGTCCGCGATCGGGCCGCCGAGGGGCCGGTGCTGCTGTACGCCCCGACGTATCGCGAGGGGTACGGCGAGCGGAACGGCGTCCCACTGTCGGAGCTCGATCTCGGACTGGAGCGGCTCGATTCGGTGCTCCGGTCCCACGACGCGACGCTGTATATCTCCCATCACCCGGCGACGACGTTCGATCGGGATCTCGAAGGGCTCGATCGAGTGACTGTCCTCGAATCGGGCGGGGATCTCTATCCGTTCCTGCGGGAGTGTGACGTGCTCGTGACCGACTACTCGGGCATCTTTTACGACTTCCTGCTGCTCGATCGGCCGATGGTCTTCTTCGCCCCGGACCTGGAGGTGTATCTCGAGGATCGAGATCTGTATTTCGACTACGAGGACCACGTGCCGGGGACGATCGCGACGACGCCCGAGGCCTTTGTCGAGTCCGTGCGGGCGATCCTGGAGGGGGCCGACGAGCACGGTGACGATCGGGCCGCTGTGCGGGAGGCGTTCTACGACGATCCGGACGGCGAGGCCTGCGAGCGTGTCTATCATACTGTCAGGGACGAGGCGTGAGAAGACAGGCGACTCGTGGTGAACTCGATAGCGGTACGTATTTCCACCGGACCGACCAACCGGAGATCATGTCGGAGCCCGACGACGTCTGTGTCGTCACCCACCCGATCGGGTCCGCCTCCGAGAGTCACGCGGAGACGTTGCTCGACATCCTCGGGGCGATCACGGACGTTTCGCTGGTCGCCATCTCTGTCGCTGAGGAGTCCCCGCTCCGCGAGGAGTACGACACGATCGAGGTCTCGAGGGTCGGCACCGGCGGGCCGATCCCGATCGCCGCCCTGCGGTTTCTGGCGAATCAGGTCCGGATGGCGATGATCCTCCGAAGGCGGCCGGAAGAGGTCGTGCTCTTCTTCGGGGTGACCGCCTATCTGCTCCCGATCGTGGCCGCGAAACTCGCCGGAAAGACGGTCGTACTCCAGCCGCGGGGGAACGTCCCGCTGACCCTCCGCCTTCACTGGGAGCGACGGCTGCCGGACGTGCTGGCCCGCGGGCTGGCTGGCGTGGTGTGGTCCATGGAGCGGCTGGGATATCACGCCGCGGATGCGATCATTACCTACACGCCCTCGATGGCCGAGGAGCTGGGGCTCGATCGGTTCGAGGAGAAGCTGTACCCGAACGGGGCGCGGTACGTGGATACGGATGAATTTTACCCGCGAGTCCCGTTCGAAGAGCGCGATCGCGTGGTCGGGTTTCTGGGCCGGCTCGACGAGGAGAAGAACGTTCGAACGCTGGCGGCGGTGGCGAAGGAGTTGCCCGAGGACGTGACGTTTCGGTTTATCGGTGATGGCGATCTGCGGGAGGAACTGGAGGAAGAGCTTGCCGCGGAGATCGAGGCGGGAAAGGTGGAGTTTACCGGGTGGGTCGATCACGACGAGGTGCCCCGGCAGTTGAGCGAAT from Natronomonas pharaonis DSM 2160 includes the following:
- a CDS encoding PAS domain S-box protein, translating into MNERLYRQVVEESNDGIRVVQDGTVVFVNERLCEMTGYDEAEILGTSKADIVAPEYKQTVEAHHHARVAGEPAPSQYEVELETAGGERLPVELSATRIDYEGEPASLVLHRDISQRKREEAATEQARAQLRQVIDLVPDPVFAIDGDGEYVLVNEAMATLFGTTPQAMVGETPAALGRPALVDRLHDSDESVLESGDRLERAAVELPRDDGADMTVQLTKIPYTVAGTGEKAVLGYARDITARLASEERLETQRDNLELLNQVVRHDIRNDLQLVTAYAEILEDHVDEAGQEHLETVVENATSAVELTRTARDVAAVVLRSDADRAPVDLGRVIEDQLAEVRSNYERAVVTTDGPVPSVTVLADDMLASVVRNLLTNAIEHNDTEPPTVTVSVTVAGEQAVVRVADDGPGIPDNRKEAIFERNERGLDSDGTGLGLYLVETLVNRYDGSIRVEDNDPRGSVFVVELPTIES
- the aglG gene encoding glucosyl-dolichyl phosphate glucuronosyltransferase, whose amino-acid sequence is MDVSVVVCVYSMDRFESFVEAVESVLAQTYDPIEAILVVDGNQAVYERVADRFGDRDDVVVHCNEENRGVSVSRTHGAELASGDVVAFIDDDAVAEPDWIEHLVEAYEKHDAVAVGGRMTGEWLAGRPSFLPDEFDWLVGVTHRGFADGRTEVRNTFESNISFRREVFLDLGGFDPELGPTGEEYRHSEGAEIGARLEAEYDRGVMYIPEAIVRHKVFEHRTRLSWLCRRAFEQGVSKRAMKRRTDGSSAEEFGFLRSLFLEHLPRRLRELIDEPSVAGVAQIVMLFVFTGLVGVGYLFESAWGIVSR
- a CDS encoding PAS domain-containing protein, encoding MGTTDVPLPAGTRVAETPSEAVSVLTGGEAVRCVVCSVGSGPTEWAAEAVERVRNADATVPILVVSEATDGDLAIDVGRAGADEYVSQERLETDGETVADRVRAVSEGDARPANIELREQAVALERLAGIIADRSRSFEEKVGDVLELGCERLGLGIGYLSEIDGDRFSFTQSRGLEALLEAAGTDHLLSESVPLETTYCRRVVDSGDVSGFAVGVEGTPWEDTLIRDDIDFGTYLGGPVVVDGDIEGTLCFADGEPRSTEFSDAEQTFVEVAVEWVSQEFERRTYWNELQETTTRLERTFDRISDAVFALDENWSFTYLNGQAETLLDREADELVGKNVWEEFSEALGQQYEHEYRRAMETQEPVTFEDYYEPLDLWTEVNAYPSEDGLSVFFRDITKQKRREQVLRGLLETSRALFRTESQEAIAETVVDATEDILDIDISGVHLYDDGTGTLQSAAASTAVFELVGEPPTYEVGEGLIGSVFESGEPKTYDDIERIDAYDYGSVRSAIAVPMGDHGVLSVGSETPGAFDGSDESVVELLATTAAAALDRAARLSTLKTYETVLESTEDMIYLADADGRITYLTAPLAEWLGYDREDLVGESVTSVFPDAKPTGEAATDGQRTIEATAHTAGGDPRLAEVTVAPLENGGVVASVDDIRELAATKAELSTERDRFAELFERIPDPVVEATIDDEEVRIEGVNSAFESVFGYESSSVVGQKAGDVIVPESRAETADELREMLKSDGVATREIRRRTVSGPRQFLFRGFVYQTGETDHVFGIYTDITEQNERERYLRVTNRILRHNLRNDLNVVRGFAELLAAELDDPEHVDYAERIFETADELVSLAADANELRNVVGRNVGPGLEEAALAPFVERVSEQLKARYPSATIDRSVPPAETAVVDSRFETVLEHVIENAIVHNGDEPSVRVTVGETDDTAVTELWIDDDGPGIPETARKIITGEREITQLEHTTGIGLWVARWVIEAYGGELDFGTSDLGGTRVVLRLPSNARED
- a CDS encoding metallophosphoesterase family protein, with product MPIECPYCSEYFDSKESFAVHLVEEHEWEQLSRIDKKRVRTFCPEKTPDRGPLSRLSLRIKNSSAGRRVSSTDVRNRITRRGLLRAGAVSTVGLGGIYGLNWYLQQEPTLLQENPDLIETRQRGIDGSIINGTAFNSIYDRQSVSMADVKYRFVVVSDSHWGHNYQGDYGPQGWVEAIERAKDEIEAVHDEREIDLLFHNGDIIHNDPEDHFTVIEEFFSELPDPIEWYPVMGNHDLLPGEEWEAVYDIPKDYTVELGEYVFIICDTAEPGDPGGRPGADVDFLRSQIDAFADKAGVFVLMHIPQTSAEGGSGDPDAVRAQLARDPVTATFFAHRHGKNEVQQLNSNNDRTVCYCPLIGDERPHVQRGFRVVDVIETTE